The segment tagcgaggtagcattaacaacagagaactgggccttagagagaatatcctcacctgacccccttctctgttccttcttttggaaaattaaaaaaaacaagaaaggggaggatttccagccacccgctccctccccttttagtcgccttctacgacacgcagggaatacgtgggaagtattctttctcccctatccccagggatatatatatatatatatatatatatatatatatatatatatatatatatatatatatatatatatatatagcactataaggtataagtttgttgagtattcctggtaaattatatgggagggtattgattgagagggtgaaggcatatacagagcatcagattggggaagagcagtgtggtttcagaagtggtagaggatgtgtggatcaggtgtttgctttgaagaatatatgcgagaaatacttagaagaacaaatggatttgtatgtagcatttatggatctggagaaggcatatgatagagttgatagggatgctctgtggaaggtattaagaatatatggtgtgggaggcaagttgttgttagaagcagtgaaaagtttttatcgaggatgtaaggcatgtgtacgtgtaggaagagaggaaagtgattggttctcagtgaatgtaggtttgcggcagggatgtatgatgtctccatggttgtttaatttgtttatggatggggttgttagggaagtgaatgcaagagttttggaaagaggggcaagtatgaagtctgttgtggatgagagagcttgggaagtgagtcagttgttgttcgctgatgatagagcactggtggctgattcatgtgagaaactgcagaagctggtgactgagtttggtaaagtgtgtgaaagaagaaagttaagagtaaatgtgaataagagcaaggttattaggtacagtagggttgagggtcaagtcaattgggaggtaagtttgaatggagcaaagatggaggaagtgaagtgttttagatatctgggagtggatctggcagcggatggaaccatggaagcggaagtgaatcatagggtgggggagggggtgaaaattctgggagccttgaagaatgtttggaagtcgagaacattatctcggaaagcaaaaatgggtatgtttgaaggaatagtggttccaacaatgttgtatggttgcaaggcgtgggctatggatagagttgtgcgcaggagggtggatgtgctggaaatgagatgtttgaggacaatgtgtggtgtgaggtggtttgatcgagtaagtaatgtaagggtgagagagatgtgtggaaataaaaagagtgtggttgagagagcagaagagggtgttttgaaatggtttggtcacatggagagaatgagtggggaaagattgaccaagaggatatatgtgtcagaggtggagggaacgaggagaagtgggagaccaaattggaggtggaaagatggagtgaaaaagattttgagtgattggggcctgaacatgcaggagggtgaaaggcgtgcaaggaatagagtgaattggaacgatgtggtataccggggtcgacgtgctgtcaatggattgaaccagggcatgtgaagcatctggggtaaaccatggaaagtgtgtggggcctggatgtggaaagggagctgtggtttcggtgcattattacatgacagctagagactgagtgtgaacgaatggggccgttggtgtttttcctagcgctacctcgcacacatgagggaggagggggttgttattccatgtgtggcgaggtggcgatgggaacaaataaaggcagacagtatgaattatgtacatgtgtatatatgtatatgtctgtgtgtgtatatatatgtgtacattgagatgtataggtatgtatattgtgcatgggtgggcatgtatgtatatacatgtgtatgtgggcgggttgggccattctttcgtctgtttccttgcgctacctcgctaacgcgggagacagcgacaaagcaaaataataataaaaatatatttattcatttattttacttattttgctttgtcgctgtctcccgcgttagcaaggtagtgcaaggaaatagacgaaagaatggcccaacccacccacatacacatgtatacacatacacgtccacacacgcaaaaatacatacctatatatcccaacgtatacatatatatatacacacacagacatatacatatatttgccatttcctgcattagtgaggtagcaccgaaaccacaactccctatccacatccgggccctacagaccttcccatggtttaccccagacatttcaaatgccctggttcagtcctttcacatgccctggttcagtccatgaatTACACATCAAccatagtataccacatcgttccaattcactcttttccttgcatgcctctcaccctcctgtatgttcaggccacaatccctcaaaatctttttcactccatccttccacctccaatttggtctcccacttctccttgtcccctccacctctgtcacatatatcctctctgtcaacctttcctccctcattctctccatatgtccaaaccaattcaacatatcctcttctgctccttcAACATAGGCAATAGAAGATAAATGTGATCAGAAGTAAAGTAAGGGtttttgaaaagagaaagagtTAACGAATAAAGAGTAAAACCCTatgatgtgaaagaagaaagtgcactAGACTATGTAAACTGGAAAAGGTAACAGAACTTAAAAGTATTTAGGAGTTATCTTGGGTTAGTCTGGTGATGCAGAAAGTGAGATAAGGGACAGAGCAGTACAGGGAAGACGACTTTGTCCCTTAATAGAAAACTGAAAAGTAGAGATGTAAGCTTGGAAGTGATgaaaggattaagagacagcatagtcctcaACCCTGACTTATACAGCAGAAACAATGACacggaatgagtcacagaggtcaagaatccggGCTGTGGAAATGAATTACTTGAAGGGAGCATGTAATGACCAAGGGTGGAATTTTCTTGAAGTGTGTGACCAGTTTCAGTTCTGGGTTAAACCTTTTTACACATGGTAAAACTCAAGAAAATTTAAACTAGAGTTATGGGTCTTATAtactatgaatttttttttccactgctgGAAAATGTAAAGTTTATTGAGCATCTGATTCAGCTTTTTCTGGTTATGACTAAGATCAAGTTGTAATTCAAAGAATGACTTCCAACAACCAATGGATGACGTACGAACAACTACAAGTCAAAGCAGTCCCAAAGTGTCAGTCATGCCACACAGGCAACACAAACACCAGATTCTTGACATGGTTAGTTTAGCATGATATAGTTGGTTAGATGCTATTAATGTCAAGATGAAATTCAAGGAATTAAAATGGAGATTGTTTTCTTTACCTGATGCCATCCTCCGTGCCAGGATTGAAGACCTGTCCATGTCCGGCTGTCTGTACCAGAGACTGGTGGCTGAGACTGTTGCTGAGCTTCACTGATCTGACATGCAGCCAGTGTGGAGGGAAGTGTATGCCAAGTTgcagtagtggtgtctggtgcCCAAGGAGATATATTCCGCCATGCCGGATTactttcccattcctcctcaTCCTGATCAGCAAGACCTACATGTTCTGCAATGGTTGGACATGCCAAGTCAGACTGATTCAACCCAGAAAGAAGATGTGCTGCAGTAAGTTCTGCAGGGAGTGGCGGAAGCACAGGTTGTTGCTGTGCTAGCTTGTATGATGCTTGCCTAACCATTTGCCTCCGAGAAAGCTCACAACCAACAGGGAACGATTGTCTTGGGAATGCTGCTTGTTTTTGTAAAATTTGACGCTTTTGCTGAAGTCTGTGTTGAAAAAGTTGCTGCTGTAGTGGTTTAGTTACAGAATAGTCAGTATCTTTTGTAGGATCTTTGGCTTGAAGAAGCTTTTGTGTAGTAAAACTAAGAGTGTCTGGTAATGAAACCCTTTGTCTTACTAAAGGAGCTCGGCTCATCTCATCAGAGCCAGCATAAGAATGTCTCCATTGCCGACAGTAATCTGTATCTTGCTGTTGCTGATCATGAGACAGATGCCTGGTAGTAGTCTCCTCACTCCCTGCAACAGCTACTGCCTGGTAAAGTGATGTAAGAGCTTGTTGCTCCTGTTGTACACTGTGAAGCTCTGTTAAACCAAGAGCCTTTTCAGTCTCGATTAGTCTTTGTCGGAATGCTATAACACCTTGAGTGACTAATCCATCGGAGGCACGTCGACCTTCACGGAAGTTTActggtgagcgagtgtgtgtacGATCAGGGGTATCAGCAGTTGGATCAAGCTGGGCCTGTGGCTGCAAAGAACGTGATGGTGCCCCACTAGGTAATAACGGTCTTGCTGTCAGGGATGCATGAGAGCAAGATGATAGTGAAACTGCTAAATCAGGCTCTAATTGAGACTCAAAACTTTCAAATGTAGACTCTGTACTAGTAACACTGCCAAGAGGTGAATCAGTGCACTGAGAGGTTTCTGAAGACTGCTGTGAGGCACTTTTGATGTTTTGTAGCATACAATGGCCACTACGAGTCATCCCTACAATTGAACCACACTCTGAGTCACACATATCAGCTTCCACCCCTTCATCAATAGAGGTGGAAGCCCCACTCTCACTGTCACGATAACTTTTGCCTATTAGTGCCATTGGTATACCCCCAGTTGTTGTAACAATATTTTGATAAGCATGTGTAAATTCAGTCTGAGATTCTTGACTTTGTTCTCTGAAGGGTGGGGAGACATGGGGTGTTATACTTGTAGTAACTATCTCTGCCTCAGGTACGCCACTTCCCATACTCCCACGCTGTCCCATGTTGGGAAAGTTTGATATATAGCTATGTGGCATACTGGTCTGTTCTCCTGGTATTGCTGGTAACATTCTTCCTGTATGGCCATATGGCCTTGCCATTAATGCTTC is part of the Panulirus ornatus isolate Po-2019 chromosome 64, ASM3632096v1, whole genome shotgun sequence genome and harbors:
- the LOC139746310 gene encoding serine/threonine-protein kinase SIK2-like, translated to MVMAEKPKAPVKVGFYDIEKTIGKGNFAVVKLARHRITKTEVAIKIIDKSQLDATNLQKVHREVKVLKSLDHPHIIKLYQVMESKNMIYLVSEYASNGEMFDYIARYGRMTEGMARRKFWQILSAVEYCHNRNIVHRDLKAENLLMDVNMNMKIADWGFSNYYTPVDTLNTWCGSPPYAAPEVFEGKKYIGPEIDIWSLGVVLYVLVCGALPFDGATLPALRDRVLSGRFRIPYFMSSDCEQLVRKMLVLDPTRRYTVDQIKRHRWMQAEEPPRLSFDSPTIRAEKTTDPNEQVLRVMQELGIDTARTRESLLSEAYDNYTAIYLLLLERLKQHRSSLHSDKHAGLEQQRRRPSSVAEAAMRKMCALVPSGKASPTSANLHTTQLSGSSGSTTVGMPTPPHCEASPLIGISPLITQEALMARPYGHTGRMLPAIPGEQTSMPHSYISNFPNMGQRGSMGSGVPEAEIVTTSITPHVSPPFREQSQESQTEFTHAYQNIVTTTGGIPMALIGKSYRDSESGASTSIDEGVEADMCDSECGSIVGMTRSGHCMLQNIKSASQQSSETSQCTDSPLGSVTSTESTFESFESQLEPDLAVSLSSCSHASLTARPLLPSGAPSRSLQPQAQLDPTADTPDRTHTRSPVNFREGRRASDGLVTQGVIAFRQRLIETEKALGLTELHSVQQEQQALTSLYQAVAVAGSEETTTRHLSHDQQQQDTDYCRQWRHSYAGSDEMSRAPLVRQRVSLPDTLSFTTQKLLQAKDPTKDTDYSVTKPLQQQLFQHRLQQKRQILQKQAAFPRQSFPVGCELSRRQMVRQASYKLAQQQPVLPPLPAELTAAHLLSGLNQSDLACPTIAEHVGLADQDEEEWESNPAWRNISPWAPDTTTATWHTLPSTLAACQISEAQQQSQPPVSGTDSRTWTGLQSWHGGWHQGGGAVGAAPWQPVVGTSILPQTVCESPILEMPEHMET